The genomic segment AGAGGGGGCTGGTTGAGGTCGCCAACGGAGGAACCCTGTTTCTCGACGAGGTTGGGGACCTAAGAGCCGACCATCAGGTAAAGCTGCTCAGGTTCTTACAAGACAAAACTTATCGCCCCGTGGGGGGAGAGACGGAAAAGTCTGCTGATGTCAGAGTGGTTGCGGCCACCAATAAAGACCTCATGACTGAAGTAAATAATAATATTAATAATAAATTTCGGGATGACCTTTATTATCGCCTTTCCCAATCGACCATTAAGACCGTTCCACTTAAAGATCGGCCAGAAGACATTAGTTTTTTTAGTTAATCACTTTGCGAATAAGGATAATTTAAAGATTGAAGATAAGAATAAGGTTTTATTATATTCATATTTCTACCCTGGAAATGTTCGACAACTACAAAATTATCTTTATAGAAATAGTGAGCAG from the Desulfobaccales bacterium genome contains:
- a CDS encoding sigma-54 factor interaction domain-containing protein; translated protein: MKQRNNMNIECWNLLGVSRHIRELRAEIAEVAQKPLTVLIQGPSGTGKELIAKDIHHHSPRKNFPFVIVNCGAIVGDLFESELFGHEKGAFTGALIKKRGLVEVANGGTLFLDEVGDLRADHQVKLLRFLQDKTYRPVGGETEKSADVRVVAATNKDLMTEVNNNINNKFRDDLYYRLSQSTIKTVPLKDRPEDISFFS